ACGTGACCGAGGCGCTCGACGCCATCGGCAAAGACGTGATGGCCGGGTACTCGCCCGAGAATGCGATGCGCGAGTTCCTCCGCCGCGGCGGCCGCGACCAGGCCGGACTCGACGATCTCGCCCGGCGCGTGGCCGAGCGGCGCCGCGAACTGACGCAGAAACACAACCTCGACGGCACCCTTCAGGAGATCAAGGAACTGCTCGACCGTGCCGTGCTCGAGGAGCGCAAGCAGCTCGCCCGCGATGCATTGATGGATGAGGGCGACAGGGCCCTTGCGGAGATCCAGCTCGACAGCCTGCCGTCGTCCCCGTCGGCGGCGGTCAGCGAGCTGAACGACTACCGCTGGCAGAGCGCCGAGGCGCGCGCCGACTACGAGAAGATCAAGGACCTGCTGGGCCGGGAGATGCTCGACCAGCGTTTCGCTGGCATGAAGAATGCCCTAGAGAATGCGACCGACGAGGATCGCGCCGCCATCACCGAGATGCTCGGCGATCTGAACCAGCTGCTCGACGCCCACAAGCGGGGTGAGGACACCCCCGAGCAGTTCGCTGAGTTCATGGCGAAGCACGGGCAGTTCTTCCCCGAGCAGCCGGAGAACGTCGACGAGCTCCTCGACGCGCTCGCCGCCCGCGCCGCCGCGGCCCAGCGCATGCGCAACTCGATGACCCAGGAGCAGCGCGACGAACTCGACGCGCTCGCGGCCGAGGCGTTCGGGTCGCCCGACCTGATGGAAGCGCTGTCAGAGCTCGACGGTCAGCTGCGCGACCTCCGCCCCGGTGAGGACTGGAACGGTTCCGAGCGGATGGACGGACAAGACGGCCTCGGCCTCGGCGACGGCACCGGCGTCTTCCAGGACATCGCCGACCTCGACGGCCTGGCCGAACAGCTCTCCCAGTCGCAGAACAGCTCGCAGCTCGACGACCTCGACCTCGACGCGCTCGCCCGGCAGCTCGGCGACTCGGCGGCAGTGGATGCCCGAACCATCCAGCAGCTCGAGAAGGCCCTCCGTGACAACGGTGCACTCAAGCGCGGAACCGACGGCACCCTCAAACTCACGCCGAAGGCGATGCGGCAACTCGGCAAGGCGCTGCTGCGGGACGTCGCCGAGAAGCTGTCGGGGCGCGGCGGCAACCGTGACGTGGGACAGGCGGGAGCTGCGGGGGAGCGCTCGGGGGCGACCCGGGAGTGGGCGTTCGGCGACACTGAACCGTGGGACGTCACCCGCACCATCACGAACGCGATCACCCGCACGGCCGGCGAGGGCCGTTCGGCTCTGCGCGGGGTGAGCATCCAGATCGGCGACGTCGAAGTGCAGGAGACCGAGGCCCGCAGCCAGGCCTGCGTCGCCCTGCTCGTCGACACGTCGTTCTCGATGGCGATGGATGATCGCTGGGTGCCCATGAAGCGCACGGCCCTCGCGCTGCACACCCTCATCACGAGCCGTTTCCGCGGTGACGACCTGCAGCTGATCGGCTTCGGCCGGCACGCCGAGGTGATGGACATCGAACAGCTCATCGGTCTCGACGCCAAGTGGGACAAGGGCACGAACCTGCACCACGCGCTGATGCTGGCTAACCGGCACTTCCGGAAGCACCCGAACGCCCAGCCGGTGCTGCTGATCGTCACCGACGGCGAACCCACCTCGCACCTCGAACCCGGCGGCGAGGTCTACTTCAGCTATCCGCCCGACCCGCTGACCGTCGCGTACGCGGTGCGGGAACTGGATGCCTCGATGAGGCTCGGCGCGCAGACCTCCTTCTTCCGGCTGGGCGACGACCCCGGCCTCGCGCGGTTCATCGACTCGATGGCACGGCGCGTCGGCGGCTCCGTGGTGGCGCCGGAGGCCGACGACCTCGGCGCGGCCGTGGTCTCGTCGTACCTCGGATCGCGGGGCGGCACGCCCGGCGCGGGCGGCAGCGCCTCACCCGACGACTTCGGCGGCATGTTCGGCCGCGGCTGGGGCCGCTGGTAACGGCCGCGCGTTCCCGTCCATTTCTCGAGGAATCCTCGGAGTATGATGCTGGGAGAAGCGCCCACAAGGGCGCCCGCAGACAAGGTCGCCCGCAGCCAAGGTCGCTTAAAAGCAGAACCCCGGTCGTGTGATCGGCCCTCCGAAGAGGACTACAGGGACGGTTCCGGGGTGTTCCAAACAACCTTAGGAGAGGGCGAGGGAATGGTCAAGTCGGTGTCCTCGTCCTTCTGCAGTAGGCACTTCAGTCCAGCCCGACTCGAGCACTACCTCGCTGAGTGTGGTGGAGATCTGTCGGCAGCGATGCGGCTCTACGAGTGGAATGCAGAATTGTCAGCAGCGTTCTGGGAGTCGCTGAGCTTTCTGGAAGTCGCCCTCCGCAATGCGATCGATCGTGAGATGACGTCGATTCATGCCAGGAAGAGCCGCAGTGGCCACTGGATCTTCGACGATGCGCTCGAGCTGGGCCGGGATGCAGGAGGGCCGAGCCGGCATAGACAGCCCTACCTCGACGTTTCGACAGCGATCAGACGGGATCGTTCCAACGGAATGCCAATCAGTCCCGGGCAGGTCATCTCTGAGCTTCCCTTTGGCTTCTGGCACCAGATGGTGTCAAAGCGCCAGTCGTTCCTTTGGCCCGACCTCGCCGCGGCGTTCCCGAACAGTCCGCGTCGCAGTCAGGCGCTCGTGCATGACCCCGTGTCGCGCCTAAGGACCTTCCGCAATCGCATCGGTCATCACCACCGCATCTGGTCGATCGACAGCGCCGGTCGCTACGCGGACCTTTTGGTTGTGGCCGGCTTTCTCGATGTCGACCTCAGGGACTGGGTCGAATCCCGCTCCCGAATCCCTCACCTGATCGCGTCAAGGCCGTAGCGCCTCCGTGCCTACCCCGCGTGGTGCCGAGCTGAGCGGGAACGAGACCTACGGGCCGCCGAGCCAGTGGTCGATGCGGTGGTGGTCGGGCGCGAAGCCGTGGTCGACGCCCCAGAGCACGGCCTGAGTCCGGCTGGACACGTCGATCTTGCGGTAGATGCTTCGGATGTACGACTTGACCGTGTTCGGGCTGAGATAGGTGAGCCGGGCCACGTCGGCGTTGTTCTTGCCCTGGGTGATGAGCGCGAGAATCTCCGACTCGCGGTCGGTGAACCCCTCGTGCCGGCCGGGCCAGTCGAGCCCGAGAGCGCTGCCCGCCCGTTTCGGCGGGTCGCTGATCACCGTTTCGCCCGCGTGCACCGATTCGAGCGCCGCGACGAGGTCCCGAGCCGGCAGGGTTTTCGAGAGGTACCCGTGGATGCCCTGCCCGCGTGCGCTGTCGACGAGCTCGGGCTGGAAGTTCCAGGTGTAGACGACGACCCGGCTCGCCCGCGGATTCTTCACCAGCCCGCGCAGTTCCTGATGGTCTGATTCGGGCTGGGCGAACGAGTCGTACAGCACGATGTCGACTTCGTCACTGAGATCCGCGTTGGCGTCGATCTCGCACACGAGCACGCGATCGCGGTAGCGGTCGAACATGTGGGCGAGCCCGGTGAGTACGACGTCGTAGTCGTCGACGAGGGCCACCCGGATGGGTCTGGCCGCCGCTGTCACGCTCATGAGATGAGACTAGCGCGCATCCGGCAGCAAAAGACCACCCCTAGGGGTGTCGCGCCCCACCTCTGGGGCTGGTTCGCTGATACCAGCCGTTCAGACGAGCGGTGTGAAGCGCAGAACTGCGCACGATCAAAGGATGCACATCATGCTCGGTCTCATCATCAGCCTCATCGTCGTCGGCCTCATCGCTGGCGCGCTCGCCCGCCTCATCGTTCCGGGTCGCCAGAGCATCTCGATCCTCATGACCATCGTGCTCGGTATCGTCGGGTCGTTCGTGGGCGGGTTCCTCGGCTTCCTGATCTTCCAGCACGACCCGATGGACGGCTTCTTCCAGCCCGCCGGCATCATCGGCTCGATCATCGGCGCCGTCATCGTGCTGGTCATCTACACCCAGGTCGCCGGCCGCCGCTCGGTCAGCCGCTAACGATCCGGCGCGCGGTGCGGATGGACGGAGCTGGGGCGACACGGTTCTGCATGCCAGGCCACGTTGTCTGAGCTTCGCCCGTTTGTGCTCGGCGGAAGGGGCGAGAGGGGTCGTTGCGCCCCGTGGCCGGGGGTGTGGTCGCGGGAGGCCCAACACTTTCGCGGGCGGGGACGCTGTGCGGATGGGCGGAGCAGGGACGACGTGGTGCCTCAAACAAGGCCACGTTGTCCCACCTCCGCCCATTTGTACACAGCCCGCGCCCGCCCGAGGTCAGCCCCTTGGGGCGCGCGGGGCGCGCGCCTACTCGAGCAGCTTGCCGCCCACGGTGACCTCCTCGCGCATCAGCGCCGCGATCTCCTCGGGGATGGCTGGGATCGGCTCGCGAGTGATACCGCTTGGCGACCAGACGAGGTTGACCTGCAGCCCCGGGTCGAGCTCGGGGTA
Above is a genomic segment from Subtercola boreus containing:
- a CDS encoding vWA domain-containing protein, with product MARANRRLTRGSRYSKYDGGPDPLAPPVDVTEALDAIGKDVMAGYSPENAMREFLRRGGRDQAGLDDLARRVAERRRELTQKHNLDGTLQEIKELLDRAVLEERKQLARDALMDEGDRALAEIQLDSLPSSPSAAVSELNDYRWQSAEARADYEKIKDLLGREMLDQRFAGMKNALENATDEDRAAITEMLGDLNQLLDAHKRGEDTPEQFAEFMAKHGQFFPEQPENVDELLDALAARAAAAQRMRNSMTQEQRDELDALAAEAFGSPDLMEALSELDGQLRDLRPGEDWNGSERMDGQDGLGLGDGTGVFQDIADLDGLAEQLSQSQNSSQLDDLDLDALARQLGDSAAVDARTIQQLEKALRDNGALKRGTDGTLKLTPKAMRQLGKALLRDVAEKLSGRGGNRDVGQAGAAGERSGATREWAFGDTEPWDVTRTITNAITRTAGEGRSALRGVSIQIGDVEVQETEARSQACVALLVDTSFSMAMDDRWVPMKRTALALHTLITSRFRGDDLQLIGFGRHAEVMDIEQLIGLDAKWDKGTNLHHALMLANRHFRKHPNAQPVLLIVTDGEPTSHLEPGGEVYFSYPPDPLTVAYAVRELDASMRLGAQTSFFRLGDDPGLARFIDSMARRVGGSVVAPEADDLGAAVVSSYLGSRGGTPGAGGSASPDDFGGMFGRGWGRW
- a CDS encoding response regulator transcription factor → MSVTAAARPIRVALVDDYDVVLTGLAHMFDRYRDRVLVCEIDANADLSDEVDIVLYDSFAQPESDHQELRGLVKNPRASRVVVYTWNFQPELVDSARGQGIHGYLSKTLPARDLVAALESVHAGETVISDPPKRAGSALGLDWPGRHEGFTDRESEILALITQGKNNADVARLTYLSPNTVKSYIRSIYRKIDVSSRTQAVLWGVDHGFAPDHHRIDHWLGGP
- a CDS encoding GlsB/YeaQ/YmgE family stress response membrane protein: MLGLIISLIVVGLIAGALARLIVPGRQSISILMTIVLGIVGSFVGGFLGFLIFQHDPMDGFFQPAGIIGSIIGAVIVLVIYTQVAGRRSVSR